Genomic segment of Gammaproteobacteria bacterium:
GAGGATCACGTAGGCATCGACCAGTTGCACCTTGCCGGCGCGCGCGCTCTTGACCTCCCAGCCCTCCAGGGCCAGGCCGGCCTCGAAGCGCTCCTCGATCGAAAAGTCGTAGCGGGCCTTCTTGTTGAGCGCGATGGTGCCGCCGGTCGTCGCTTTGGATTTTTTTGTCGCCATCGGCGCATTATAGGCCGGCGGCCCTCGCCGCGGCCATCGATTCGCCTGTAGCCGGTTGAGGCGCTGGCAATTTTCCCGGACAATGGCGCGCACCCCGGTTGGAGACAAAACCCTGATGACGCGACGCACGTCCATCCACGGCGAATGGTCGTCCCGGATGGCCTTCATCCTGGCGGCCACCGGCTCGGCGGTCGGTCTGGGTAATATCTGGCGGTTTCCCTACATCACCGGCGAGGGCGGCGGTGGGGCCTTCGTGCTGGTGTACATCCTGTGCGTGCTGGCCATCGGCGTGCCCGTCATGATGGCCGAGATCATGCTCGGCCGCCGCGGTCGGCAGAGCCCCATCAATACCATGCGCACCCTGGCCGAGGAGTCCGGCCGGTCACGCCTGTGGGCGGGGATGGGCTGGATGGGTATGGGGGCCGGATTCCTGATCCTGTCCTTCTACAGCGTCGTGGCCGGCTGGACCCTGGCGTACATCTTCCGTACCGGCTCCGGGGTGTTCACGGGGGCCACTGCCGACGGCGTCGCGGCGATCTTCCGGACCTTTATCAGTGATCCCGAACGGCTGTTGCTCTGGCATACCATCTTCATGGTCATGACGGTGGTCGTGGTGTCGCGTGGCGTGAAGAGCGGTCTGGAGCAGGCCGTGCGGTTTCTCATGCCGGCCCTGTTCGTGCTGCTGGTGGCGATGGTCGGCTATGCCATGAACACCGGCGCCTACCAGGAGGCAATCACGTATCTGTTCCGGCCGGATTTTTCCAAGCTGACCGGCCACGCCGTGCTGAGCGCCATGGGGCAGGCCTTCTTCAGTCTGAGCCTGGGCATGGGGGCGATCATGATCTATGGGTCGTATCTGTCCCATACTGCGTCGATCACCCGCATGGCCTTCATCATCGCGCTGCTGGACACCTTGGTGGCACTGCTGGCGGGGATGGCGATCTTCCCACTGGTGTTCGCCTACGGTCTGCAACCGCAGGGCGGTCCCGGGCTGATCTTCATGACCCTGCCGATCGCCTTCGGGCAGATGCCGGGTGGCGCAATGTTCGGTACCGCGTTCTTCGTGCTGCTGCTGTTCGCGGCCTGGACATCGGCGATCTCCCTGCTCGAGCCGATGGTCACCTGGCTGGTGGAGAACCGCGGCATGAGCCGGGTGAAGGCCGCCACCGGGTCCGGCATCGCTGTCTGGCTGTTCGGCCTCGGCTCGCTGTTCTCTTTCAATATCTGGGCAGACTACAAGCTCTTCAACAAGACCTTTTTCGATCTGACCGACTACGTCACATCCAATGTGATGCTGCCGCTGGGCGGCCTGCTGATCGCCGTCTTCTCGGTCTGGATGATGACGGCGGAGGTCAGCCGTGGAGAGTTGGGCCTGCGCGACGGCTTCGGTTACCGCAGTTGGCGGTTCGTGGTGCGCTACGTCGTGCC
This window contains:
- a CDS encoding sodium-dependent transporter, giving the protein MTRRTSIHGEWSSRMAFILAATGSAVGLGNIWRFPYITGEGGGGAFVLVYILCVLAIGVPVMMAEIMLGRRGRQSPINTMRTLAEESGRSRLWAGMGWMGMGAGFLILSFYSVVAGWTLAYIFRTGSGVFTGATADGVAAIFRTFISDPERLLLWHTIFMVMTVVVVSRGVKSGLEQAVRFLMPALFVLLVAMVGYAMNTGAYQEAITYLFRPDFSKLTGHAVLSAMGQAFFSLSLGMGAIMIYGSYLSHTASITRMAFIIALLDTLVALLAGMAIFPLVFAYGLQPQGGPGLIFMTLPIAFGQMPGGAMFGTAFFVLLLFAAWTSAISLLEPMVTWLVENRGMSRVKAATGSGIAVWLFGLGSLFSFNIWADYKLFNKTFFDLTDYVTSNVMLPLGGLLIAVFSVWMMTAEVSRGELGLRDGFGYRSWRFVVRYVVPIAIILVFLNVTGILGLIVY